Proteins found in one Camelus bactrianus isolate YW-2024 breed Bactrian camel chromosome X, ASM4877302v1, whole genome shotgun sequence genomic segment:
- the BEX2 gene encoding protein BEX2, with product MASKEEQMLKNINMENTNEENEKTDEKEQDANKGEPLALPLKAGEYRVPRGNRRRFRVRQPILQYRWDMTQRVGEPQARMREENMERIGEEVRQLMEKLREKQLSHSLRAVSTDPPHHDHHDEFCLMP from the coding sequence ATGGCGTCCAAAGAGGAACAGATGCTGAAAAATATTAACATGGAAAACAccaatgaggaaaatgaaaaaacagatgaaaaggAACAAGATGCTAATAAAGGAGAGCCATTGGCCCTCCCTTTGAAAGCTGGTGAATATCGTGTACCTAGAGGAAATCGTAGGCGGTTCCGTGTTAGGCAGCCCATCCTGCAGTATAGATGGGACAtgactcagagggttggagagcCACAGGCAAGGATGAGAGAAGAGAATATGGAGAGGATTGGGGAGGAGGTGAGACAGCTGATGGAAAAGCTGAGGGAAAAGCAGTTGAGTCATAGTCTGAGGGCAGTTAGCACTGATCCCCCTCACCATGACCATCATGATGAGTTTTGCCTTATGCCTTGA
- the TCEAL5 gene encoding transcription elongation factor A protein-like 5 — translation MEKVHKENEGKPENEGNLENEGKLVDAVDTEDKGNSDEEKPEVKQKTGHKGKLQDEGSPDGEGKQEKQGKSEDEGKPHGEGKPESQAKRESHLRAAEKRPAEDYVPRKAKRKTDRGTDDSPKDRQEDLQERHLGSEEMMRECGDMSRAQEELRKKQKMGGFNWMQRDVQDPFTPRGQRGVRGMRGGGRGQKDLEDLPYV, via the coding sequence ATGGAAAAGGtccataaagaaaatgaaggaaagccAGAAAATGAAGGAAACCTGGAAAATGAGGGCAAGTTAGTGGATGCAGTAGATACAGAAGATAAAGGAAATTCAGATGAAGAAAAGCCAGAAGTAAAGCAGAAGACAGGGCACAAGGGAAAGCTACAAGATGAGGGGTCACCAGATGGTGAGGGGAAGCAAGAAAAGCAGGGCAAGTCTGAAGATGAGGGAAAACCACATGGTGAGGGCAAGCCTGAATCCCAGGCAAAGCGAGAAAGCCATCTGAGGGCTGCCGAAAAGCGCCCGGCTGAAGATTATGTGCCCcggaaagcaaaaagaaaaacggACCGAGGGACGGATGATTCCCCCAAGGACCGTCAGGAGGACTTACAGGAAAGGCATTTGGGCAGTGAGGAGATGATGAGAGAATGTGGAGATATGTCACGGGCTCAGGAGGagctaaggaaaaaacagaaaatgggtGGTTTTAATTGGATGCAAAGAGATGTACAGGATCCCTTCACCCCAAGGGGGCAACGGGGTGTCAGGGGAATGAGGGGCGGAGGTAGGGGCCAGAAGGACTTAGAAGACCTTCCATATGTTTAG